A window of the Phaseolus vulgaris cultivar G19833 chromosome 5, P. vulgaris v2.0, whole genome shotgun sequence genome harbors these coding sequences:
- the LOC137835307 gene encoding shewanella-like protein phosphatase 2, translated as MGREEEMSTTSCKDIPNLLSSFVDTFVDFSVSGLFLPPPPPSPPPLPTRLPSPPRLVAVGDLHGDLEKSKQALRLAGLIDAHDRYIGGSATVVQVGDVLDRGGEELKILYFLEKLKREAARSGGRIVTMHGNHEIMNVEGDFRFATESGVEEFRVWWEWFRAGNKIKSLCQGLEKPKDPMKGVPSSFRGVRKEFHDGFRARVAALRPNGPIATRFLSENVTVLVVGDSIFVHGGLLPEHSSYGLEKINEEVRDWVKGLTGQLSPEYCRSADGLLWLRKFSRSKVPQCDCSALEHVLATVPGVKRMVMGHSIQRVGINGACDDKAIRIDVGLSKGCGDGLPEVLEISRNFGLRILTEDPLYQNKGNATMVDVGKEQGLGLLLGQQGGPKQVEVQA; from the coding sequence ATGGGAAGGGAAGAAGAAATGTCGACCACATCCTGCAAAGACATTCCCAATCTCTTATCATCATTTGTTGACACCTTCGTTGATTTCTCAGTCAGCGGCCTCTTCCTTCCTCCGCCGCCGCCATCTCCTCCGCCTCTCCCAACACGTCTTCCCTCGCCGCCGCGCCTGGTCGCCGTTGGCGACCTCCACGGCGACCTCGAGAAGTCCAAGCAGGCCTTGCGCCTCGCGGGCCTCATCGACGCCCATGATCGTTACATCGGCGGCTCCGCGACTGTTGTGCAGGTCGGCGACGTCTTGGACCGCGGCGGTGAAGAGCTGAAGATCCTCTACTTCCTCGAGAAGCTAAAGCGTGAGGCCGCGAGGAGCGGAGGCAGAATCGTCACCATGCACGGCAACCACGAGATCATGAACGTCGAGGGCGATTTCCGCTTCGCAACAGAATCCGGCGTCGAGGAATTTAGGGTTTGGTGGGAATGGTTCCGAGCTGGGAACAAAATCAAGAGCCTCTGTCAAGGTTTGGAAAAGCCGAAAGACCCAATGAAAGGCGTTCCCTCGTCCTTCCGCGGGGTGAGGAAGGAGTTCCATGATGGGTTTCGGGCCCGGGTCGCGGCGTTGCGGCCCAACGGCCCAATTGCAACAAGGTTTCTATCTGAGAACGTCACCGTTTTGGTCGTTGGGGATTCTATTTTCGTGCACGGCGGGTTGTTGCCCGAACACTCTTCTTACGGTTTGGAGAAGATTAACGAGGAGGTTCGCGATTGGGTTAAAGGTTTGACTGGTCAGTTGTCGCCCGAGTATTGTCGGTCTGCAGACGGTCTTCTTTGGTTGAGGAAATTTTCTCGTAGCAAGGTGCCGCAATGTGATTGTTCCGCCCTTGAGCATGTTTTGGCCACGGTTCCTGGTGTTAAGAGGATGGTGATGGGGCACAGCATTCAGAGGGTTGGAATTAACGGCGCTTGTGATGACAAGGCGATTCGGATCGACGTGGGTTTGTCGAAAGGGTGTGGTGATGGTTTGCCTGAGGTTTTGGAGATTAGCAGAAATTTTGGGTTAAGGATATTAACGGAGGATCCCTTGTATCAGAATAAGGGCAATGCAACTATGGTGGATGTTGGAAAGGAACAAGGGCTTGGATTGTTGCTCGGGCAGCAGGGTGGACCTAAGCAAGTCGAAGTCCAGGCTTAA